A part of Arachis hypogaea cultivar Tifrunner chromosome 12, arahy.Tifrunner.gnm2.J5K5, whole genome shotgun sequence genomic DNA contains:
- the LOC112727103 gene encoding uncharacterized protein translates to MWKVLARSSGATELNDFYPIRPECQADAPAPRFKPRAGKTLSQRRWNSSFDAEGHLNIAKVLRRIQRGGVHPSIKGEVWEFLLGCYDPNSTFEERTELKNRRRGQYDMWKAECQRMVPMIGSGKFITTPLIDEDGYPIDKSLIGVQPSNKKVLQWMQVLHQIGLDVNRTDRALVFYESEANQAKLWDVLSVYAWLDDDIGYVQGMNDICSPLIILIENEADSYWCFDRAMRRMRENFRTSASSMGVQSQLATLSQIMKTVDPKLHEHLEDLDGGEYLFAFRMLMVLFRREFSFADTLYLWELIWGMEYNPNIFAKYEEPERAKANASPQTLSDKILKQYGKFERKNVKTGNAEESSALAVFVVASVLEIKHRRILNEAKGVDDVVQILGDITSNLDAKKACEEALKIQKKYLSKAQGKK, encoded by the exons ATGTGGAAGGTTCTTGCGAGGAGTTCTGGAGCTACTGAGTTGAATGACTTCTATCCCATTAGACCGGAATGCCAAGCCGACGCTCCAGCTCCTCGTTTTAAGCCAAGG GCTGGCAAAACTCTAAGTCAAAGAAGATGGAATTCATCATTCGATGCAGAAGGTCACTTGAACATTGCCAAAGTGCTTAGACGAATCCAGCGCGGG GGTGTCCATCCTTCAATCAAAGGGGAAGTATGGGAGTTCTTGCTAGGTTGCTATGATCCTAACAGTACATTTGAAGAACGGACGGAGCTCAAGAACCGTCGAAG GGGACAGTATGATATGTGGAAAGCAGAATGTCAAAGGATGGTTCCAATGATTGGTAGCGGAAAATTTATTACAACACCCCTCATCGATGAGGATGGCTACCCAATAGATAAATCTTTGATAGGTGTCCAACcttcaaataagaaagttttgCAGTGGATGCAAGTGTTACATCAGATTG GCCTGGATGTTAATCGAACTGATCGAGCACTTGTCTTTTATGAGAGTGAAGCTAATCAAGCAAAACTTTGGGATGTTCTATCAGTTTATGCGTGGTTGGAtgatgatattggttatgtgcaAG GAATGAATGATATATGCTCACCTTTGATTATTCTCATCGAGAACGAAGCAGATAGCTATTGGTGCTTTGATCGTGCAATGCGAAGGATG AGAGAGAACTTCAGGACCAGTGCAAGTTCAATGGGGGTGCAATCTCAGTTGGCTACGCTCTCACAGATAATGAAAACAGTTGATCCTAAACTTCACGAACACCTTG AGGATTTAGATGGTGGAGAGTATCTATTTGCATTTCGCATGCTGATGGTTCTTTTTCGAAGAGAATTTTCTTTCGCAGATACTTTGTATCTTTGGGAG TTGATATGGGGAATGGAATACAATCCAAACATCTTTGCAAAATACGAAGAGCCAGAACGAGCTAAAGCAAATGCCTCTCCACAAACACTAAGTGACAAGATTTTGAAGCAATATGGAAAATTTGAGAGAAAAAATGTGAAGACGGGCAATGCAGAAGAAAGTAGTGCACTAGCTGTTTTCGTTGTTGCAAGTGTGCTAGAAATCAAGCATAGGCGGATTTTGAACGAGGCCAAGGGCGTCGATGACGTTGTCCAG ATCTTGGGTGATATTACTTCGAATCTTGATGCTAAAAAAGCATGTGAGGAGGCATTGAAAATTCAGAAGAAGTACCTGAGCAAG